The following proteins come from a genomic window of Populus nigra chromosome 6, ddPopNigr1.1, whole genome shotgun sequence:
- the LOC133697794 gene encoding uncharacterized protein LOC133697794 isoform X2, giving the protein MATYNLALILGNPLNDAEFLLAKQTPPPKFGIEEYDSFVDSDLWDLPSKKLDLVEGELEPGSLVIEGIERTSLLKFDFDSAINKVLEQVGFKANDGGEWRFLKHLEEAEFGPGLPVHTVYISGKLLNRNQNLPGLCKWMSIQSCLSWLVDVKPSSDRVGPLVVLGLINDSVHSSEKVNTALDYQEYPPGVIIVPMRSRTAKPFHTTNLVVFAPESVKNKCEDYNFVAHGDALIVDPGCRANFHKELLKVVAPLSKKLVVFVTHHHRDHVDGLSVIQKCNPNATLLAHKNSMHRIGKGDWSLNHISVSGGEDICIGGQRLNIIFAPGHTDGHLALLHVDTHSLIVGDHCVGQGSALLDITSGGNMTDYFQSTYKFIELAPHVLIPMHGRVNLWPKRMLCGYLNRKISGWTILSQEINTIT; this is encoded by the exons ATGGCAACTTACAATCTCGCTTTAATCCTCGGAAACCCCTTAAACGACGCCGAATTCCTCCTTGCAAAGCAAACCCCACCTCCAAAATTCGGAATTGAAGAGTATGATTCATTCGTTGACTCTGATCTCTGGGACTTACCCTCAAAGAAGCTGGACCTTGTAGAAGGAGAATTGGAGCCTGGTAGTCTTGTTATCGAAGGCATAGAGAGGACCAGTCTgctcaaatttgattttgattcggCTATTAACAAG GTTTTGGAGCAAGTGGGGTTTAAGGCAAATGATGGAGGAGAGTGGAGATTTTTGAAGCATCTAGAGGAAGCTGAGTTTGGCCCAGGATTGCCAGTTCATACGGTGTACATTTCGGGAAAATTGTTGAACCGGAATCAGAATTTGCCAG GGCTGTGTAAGTGGATGTCTATCCAGAGTTGTTTAAGCTGGCTTGTGGATGTAAAACCAAGTAGTGATCGCGTGGGACCCTTGGTAGTTCTTGGTCTTATTAATGATTCCGTGCATTCTTCAGAGAAAGTGAACACTGCCTTGGATTATCAG GAATATCCACCTGGTGTTATAATTGTGCCTATGAGAAGTAGAACAGCCAAGCCTTTCCACACAACAAACTTGGTTGTATTTGCGCCTGagagtgtaaaaaataaatgcgaGGATTACAATTTTGTAGCACACGGAGATGCATTGATAGTGGACCCAGGATGCCGTGCTAATTTTCACAAGGAG CTCTTGAAAGTTGTTGCTCCTCTGTCGAAAAAGTTGGTCGTCTTTGTTACCCATCACCACAGAGATCATGTAGATG GTCTTTCTGTCATCCAAAAATGCAACCCTAATGCCACTTTATTAGCACACAAGAACTCAATGCACCGCATTGGGAAAG GTGACTGGTCTCTTAATCACATCTCAGTTTCTGGAGGTGAAGACATTTGCATCGGTGGTCAGagattgaatattatttttgctCCG GGACATACAGATGGGCACTTGGCACTGCTTCATGTTGATACTCACTCGTTGATAGTAGGTGATCATTGTGTGGG TCAAGGAAGTGCCCTCTTGGACATTACTTCTGGTGGAAATATGACT GATTACTTCCAATCGACTTACAAATTTATTGAGCTTGCCCCACATGTTTTGATCCCAATGCATGGAAGAGTTAATTTGTGGCCAAAGCGCATGCTTTGTGGATATCTAAA TAGGAAGATCTCAGGCTGGACTATTTTGAGCCAAGAAATAAATACTATTACCTAG
- the LOC133697794 gene encoding uncharacterized protein LOC133697794 isoform X3, whose product MATYNLALILGNPLNDAEFLLAKQTPPPKFGIEEYDSFVDSDLWDLPSKKLDLVEGELEPGSLVIEGIERTSLLKFDFDSAINKVLEQVGFKANDGGEWRFLKHLEEAEFGPGLPVHTVYISGKLLNRNQNLPGLCKWMSIQSCLSWLVDVKPSSDRVGPLVVLGLINDSVHSSEKVNTALDYQEYPPGVIIVPMRSRTAKPFHTTNLVVFAPESVKNKCEDYNFVAHGDALIVDPGCRANFHKELLKVVAPLSKKLVVFVTHHHRDHVDGLSVIQKCNPNATLLAHKNSMHRIGKGDWSLNHISVSGGEDICIGGQRLNIIFAPGHTDGHLALLHVDTHSLIVGDHCVGIRIPNASMGLLQSRKCPLGHYFWWKYD is encoded by the exons ATGGCAACTTACAATCTCGCTTTAATCCTCGGAAACCCCTTAAACGACGCCGAATTCCTCCTTGCAAAGCAAACCCCACCTCCAAAATTCGGAATTGAAGAGTATGATTCATTCGTTGACTCTGATCTCTGGGACTTACCCTCAAAGAAGCTGGACCTTGTAGAAGGAGAATTGGAGCCTGGTAGTCTTGTTATCGAAGGCATAGAGAGGACCAGTCTgctcaaatttgattttgattcggCTATTAACAAG GTTTTGGAGCAAGTGGGGTTTAAGGCAAATGATGGAGGAGAGTGGAGATTTTTGAAGCATCTAGAGGAAGCTGAGTTTGGCCCAGGATTGCCAGTTCATACGGTGTACATTTCGGGAAAATTGTTGAACCGGAATCAGAATTTGCCAG GGCTGTGTAAGTGGATGTCTATCCAGAGTTGTTTAAGCTGGCTTGTGGATGTAAAACCAAGTAGTGATCGCGTGGGACCCTTGGTAGTTCTTGGTCTTATTAATGATTCCGTGCATTCTTCAGAGAAAGTGAACACTGCCTTGGATTATCAG GAATATCCACCTGGTGTTATAATTGTGCCTATGAGAAGTAGAACAGCCAAGCCTTTCCACACAACAAACTTGGTTGTATTTGCGCCTGagagtgtaaaaaataaatgcgaGGATTACAATTTTGTAGCACACGGAGATGCATTGATAGTGGACCCAGGATGCCGTGCTAATTTTCACAAGGAG CTCTTGAAAGTTGTTGCTCCTCTGTCGAAAAAGTTGGTCGTCTTTGTTACCCATCACCACAGAGATCATGTAGATG GTCTTTCTGTCATCCAAAAATGCAACCCTAATGCCACTTTATTAGCACACAAGAACTCAATGCACCGCATTGGGAAAG GTGACTGGTCTCTTAATCACATCTCAGTTTCTGGAGGTGAAGACATTTGCATCGGTGGTCAGagattgaatattatttttgctCCG GGACATACAGATGGGCACTTGGCACTGCTTCATGTTGATACTCACTCGTTGATAGTAGGTGATCATTGTGTGGG GATCCGCATTCCTAATGCATCTATGGGTTTGTTGCAGTCAAGGAAGTGCCCTCTTGGACATTACTTCTGGTGGAAATATGACT GA
- the LOC133697794 gene encoding uncharacterized protein LOC133697794 isoform X4, producing the protein MATYNLALILGNPLNDAEFLLAKQTPPPKFGIEEYDSFVDSDLWDLPSKKLDLVEGELEPGSLVIEGIERTSLLKFDFDSAINKVLEQVGFKANDGGEWRFLKHLEEAEFGPGLPVHTVYISGKLLNRNQNLPGLCKWMSIQSCLSWLVDVKPSSDRVGPLVVLGLINDSVHSSEKVNTALDYQEYPPGVIIVPMRSRTAKPFHTTNLVVFAPESVKNKCEDYNFVAHGDALIVDPGCRANFHKELLKVVAPLSKKLVVFVTHHHRDHVDGLSVIQKCNPNATLLAHKNSMHRIGKGDWSLNHISVSGGEDICIGGQRLNIIFAPGHTDGHLALLHVDTHSLIVGDHCVGQGSALLDITSGGNMTES; encoded by the exons ATGGCAACTTACAATCTCGCTTTAATCCTCGGAAACCCCTTAAACGACGCCGAATTCCTCCTTGCAAAGCAAACCCCACCTCCAAAATTCGGAATTGAAGAGTATGATTCATTCGTTGACTCTGATCTCTGGGACTTACCCTCAAAGAAGCTGGACCTTGTAGAAGGAGAATTGGAGCCTGGTAGTCTTGTTATCGAAGGCATAGAGAGGACCAGTCTgctcaaatttgattttgattcggCTATTAACAAG GTTTTGGAGCAAGTGGGGTTTAAGGCAAATGATGGAGGAGAGTGGAGATTTTTGAAGCATCTAGAGGAAGCTGAGTTTGGCCCAGGATTGCCAGTTCATACGGTGTACATTTCGGGAAAATTGTTGAACCGGAATCAGAATTTGCCAG GGCTGTGTAAGTGGATGTCTATCCAGAGTTGTTTAAGCTGGCTTGTGGATGTAAAACCAAGTAGTGATCGCGTGGGACCCTTGGTAGTTCTTGGTCTTATTAATGATTCCGTGCATTCTTCAGAGAAAGTGAACACTGCCTTGGATTATCAG GAATATCCACCTGGTGTTATAATTGTGCCTATGAGAAGTAGAACAGCCAAGCCTTTCCACACAACAAACTTGGTTGTATTTGCGCCTGagagtgtaaaaaataaatgcgaGGATTACAATTTTGTAGCACACGGAGATGCATTGATAGTGGACCCAGGATGCCGTGCTAATTTTCACAAGGAG CTCTTGAAAGTTGTTGCTCCTCTGTCGAAAAAGTTGGTCGTCTTTGTTACCCATCACCACAGAGATCATGTAGATG GTCTTTCTGTCATCCAAAAATGCAACCCTAATGCCACTTTATTAGCACACAAGAACTCAATGCACCGCATTGGGAAAG GTGACTGGTCTCTTAATCACATCTCAGTTTCTGGAGGTGAAGACATTTGCATCGGTGGTCAGagattgaatattatttttgctCCG GGACATACAGATGGGCACTTGGCACTGCTTCATGTTGATACTCACTCGTTGATAGTAGGTGATCATTGTGTGGG TCAAGGAAGTGCCCTCTTGGACATTACTTCTGGTGGAAATATGACT GAATCGTAG
- the LOC133697794 gene encoding uncharacterized protein LOC133697794 isoform X1, with protein sequence MATYNLALILGNPLNDAEFLLAKQTPPPKFGIEEYDSFVDSDLWDLPSKKLDLVEGELEPGSLVIEGIERTSLLKFDFDSAINKVLEQVGFKANDGGEWRFLKHLEEAEFGPGLPVHTVYISGKLLNRNQNLPGLCKWMSIQSCLSWLVDVKPSSDRVGPLVVLGLINDSVHSSEKVNTALDYQEYPPGVIIVPMRSRTAKPFHTTNLVVFAPESVKNKCEDYNFVAHGDALIVDPGCRANFHKELLKVVAPLSKKLVVFVTHHHRDHVDGLSVIQKCNPNATLLAHKNSMHRIGKGDWSLNHISVSGGEDICIGGQRLNIIFAPGHTDGHLALLHVDTHSLIVGDHCVGQGSALLDITSGGNMTDYFQSTYKFIELAPHVLIPMHGRVNLWPKRMLCGYLKNRRSRELSILEAIENGAKTLIDIVANIYSEVDRSLWFPASSNVRLHVEHLAQQNKLPKEFSIQKFQRTCGVHFISRWIWAYLAAEFLSRSKNLHIPKILIGGAVVSFAVLYSLKYKLS encoded by the exons ATGGCAACTTACAATCTCGCTTTAATCCTCGGAAACCCCTTAAACGACGCCGAATTCCTCCTTGCAAAGCAAACCCCACCTCCAAAATTCGGAATTGAAGAGTATGATTCATTCGTTGACTCTGATCTCTGGGACTTACCCTCAAAGAAGCTGGACCTTGTAGAAGGAGAATTGGAGCCTGGTAGTCTTGTTATCGAAGGCATAGAGAGGACCAGTCTgctcaaatttgattttgattcggCTATTAACAAG GTTTTGGAGCAAGTGGGGTTTAAGGCAAATGATGGAGGAGAGTGGAGATTTTTGAAGCATCTAGAGGAAGCTGAGTTTGGCCCAGGATTGCCAGTTCATACGGTGTACATTTCGGGAAAATTGTTGAACCGGAATCAGAATTTGCCAG GGCTGTGTAAGTGGATGTCTATCCAGAGTTGTTTAAGCTGGCTTGTGGATGTAAAACCAAGTAGTGATCGCGTGGGACCCTTGGTAGTTCTTGGTCTTATTAATGATTCCGTGCATTCTTCAGAGAAAGTGAACACTGCCTTGGATTATCAG GAATATCCACCTGGTGTTATAATTGTGCCTATGAGAAGTAGAACAGCCAAGCCTTTCCACACAACAAACTTGGTTGTATTTGCGCCTGagagtgtaaaaaataaatgcgaGGATTACAATTTTGTAGCACACGGAGATGCATTGATAGTGGACCCAGGATGCCGTGCTAATTTTCACAAGGAG CTCTTGAAAGTTGTTGCTCCTCTGTCGAAAAAGTTGGTCGTCTTTGTTACCCATCACCACAGAGATCATGTAGATG GTCTTTCTGTCATCCAAAAATGCAACCCTAATGCCACTTTATTAGCACACAAGAACTCAATGCACCGCATTGGGAAAG GTGACTGGTCTCTTAATCACATCTCAGTTTCTGGAGGTGAAGACATTTGCATCGGTGGTCAGagattgaatattatttttgctCCG GGACATACAGATGGGCACTTGGCACTGCTTCATGTTGATACTCACTCGTTGATAGTAGGTGATCATTGTGTGGG TCAAGGAAGTGCCCTCTTGGACATTACTTCTGGTGGAAATATGACT GATTACTTCCAATCGACTTACAAATTTATTGAGCTTGCCCCACATGTTTTGATCCCAATGCATGGAAGAGTTAATTTGTGGCCAAAGCGCATGCTTTGTGGATATCTAAA GAATCGTAGAAGTAGAGAATTATCGATCTTGGAAGCAATAGAAAATGGAGCAAAGACATTAATTGACATAGTTGCCAATATATATTCAGAGGTTGATCGCAGTCTTTGGTTTCCTGCTTCATCAAATGTTAGGCTTCACGTGGAGCATTTGGCTCAACAAAATAAGTTACCAAAG GAATTTTCGATTCAGAAGTTCCAAAGGACTTGCGGGGTGCATTTTATATCCAGATGGATTTGGGCATATCTTGCTGCTGAATTTCTGTCCCGGTCCAAGAACCTACATATACCCAAAATACTAATCGGTGGAGCAGTGGTCAGCTTCGCCGTGTTATACTCGTTAAAGTACAAGCTCAGCTGA
- the LOC133695997 gene encoding uncharacterized protein LOC133695997 isoform X2 codes for MATYNLALILKNPSHEAEFLLVKQNPPPKFGIEEYDTFVDSDLWDLPSTKLDLEEGELESGSIVIEGLERTDLGKFDVESAISKVLEQVGFKVNDGGEWRFLKLVEEAEFGPGLPVHRVYIVGKLLPGNQNLPELCKWMSIQSCLSLLVDVKKSSDRVGPLVVLGLINDSAQSSEKVNTALHYQEYPPGVIIVPMKSRTAKPFHTTNLVMFAPESVKNESEDYNFVAHGDALIVDPGCRADFHEELLKIVAALSKKLVVFVTHHHGDHVDGLSVIQKCNPTATLLAHENTMCRIRKDDWSLGHISVSGGEDICIGGQRLNIIFSPGHTDGHLALLHVESHSLIVGDHCVGQGSALLDIASGGNMADYFRSTYKFIELAPHVLIPMHGRVNLWPKHMLCGYLKNRRNRELSILEAIENGAKTLFDIVADVYSGVDRSLWYHAASNVRLHVDHLNQQNKLPKGLDLNGVFGRVKL; via the exons ATGGCTACTTATAACCTAGCTTTAATCCTAAAAAACCCCTCACACGAAGCAGAATTTCTCCTTGTAAAGCAAAACCCGCCTCCAAAATTCGGCATCGAAGAGTATGATACATTTGTTGACTCCGATCTCTGGGACTTACCCTCAACAAAGCTGGACCTTGAAGAAGGAGAATTGGAGTCTGGTAGTATTGTTATAGAAGGCTTGGAGAGGACCGATTTGGGAAAATTCGATGTTGAATCGGCTATTAGCAAG gtttTGGAGCAAGTGGGGTTTAAGGTAAATGATGGAGGAGAGTGGAGATTTTTGAAGCTTGTAGAGGAAGCTGAGTTTGGCCCAGGATTGCCAGTTCATAGAGTGTACATTGTAGGGAAATTGTTACCTGGGAATCAAAACTTACCAg AGCTCTGTAAGTGGATGTCTATCCAAAGTTGTTTGAGCTTGCTCGTGGATGTGAAAAAAAGTAGTGATCGTGTGGGACCTTTGGTAGTTCTTGGTCTTATAAATGATTCGGCACAATCTTCAGAGAAAGTGAATACTGCCTTGCATTATCAG GAATATCCACCTGGTGTTATAATCGTGCCTATGAAAAGTAGAACAGCCAAGCCTTTCCATACAACAAACTTGGTTATGTTTGCACCTGAGAGTGTAAAAAATGAAAGTGAAGATTACAATTTTGTAGCTCATGGAGATGCATTGATAGTGGACCCAGGATGCCGAGCTGATTTTCATGAGGAG CTCTTGAAAATTGTTGCTGCTCTGTCTAAAAAGTTGGTCGTCTTTGTTACCCATCACCACGGAGATCATGTTGATG GCCTTTCTGTGATCCAAAAATGCAATCCTACTGCAACTTTATTAGCACATGAGAACACAATGTGCCGCATTAGGAAAG ATGACTGGTCGCTTGGTCACATCTCAGTTTCTGGAGGAGAAGACATTTGCATTGGTGGTCAGAGATTGAATATCATTTTTTCTCCG GGACATACAGATGGGCATTTGGCACTGCTTCATGTCGAATCTCACTCGTTGATTGTAGGTGATCATTGTGTGGG CCAAGGAAGTGCCCTCCTGGACATTGCTTCTGGTGGAAATATGGCC GATTACTTCAGATCGACTTACAAATTTATTGAGCTTGCCCCACATGTCTTGATCCCAATGCATGGAAGAGTTAATTTGTGGCCAAAGCACATGCTTTGTGGATATCTAAA GAACCGTAGAAATAGAGAATTATCCATCTTGGAAGCTATAGAAAATGGAGCTAAGACATTATTCGACATAGTTGCCGATGTATATTCGGGGGTTGATCGCAGTCTTTGGTATCATGCTGCATCAAATGTGAGACTTCATGTGGATCATTTGAATCAACAAAATAAGTTGCCGAAG GGTTTGGACCTAAATGGTGTTTTTGGACGCGTCAAACTATGA
- the LOC133695997 gene encoding uncharacterized protein LOC133695997 isoform X1, whose product MATYNLALILKNPSHEAEFLLVKQNPPPKFGIEEYDTFVDSDLWDLPSTKLDLEEGELESGSIVIEGLERTDLGKFDVESAISKVLEQVGFKVNDGGEWRFLKLVEEAEFGPGLPVHRVYIVGKLLPGNQNLPELCKWMSIQSCLSLLVDVKKSSDRVGPLVVLGLINDSAQSSEKVNTALHYQEYPPGVIIVPMKSRTAKPFHTTNLVMFAPESVKNESEDYNFVAHGDALIVDPGCRADFHEELLKIVAALSKKLVVFVTHHHGDHVDGLSVIQKCNPTATLLAHENTMCRIRKDDWSLGHISVSGGEDICIGGQRLNIIFSPGHTDGHLALLHVESHSLIVGDHCVGQGSALLDIASGGNMADYFRSTYKFIELAPHVLIPMHGRVNLWPKHMLCGYLKNRRNRELSILEAIENGAKTLFDIVADVYSGVDRSLWYHAASNVRLHVDHLNQQNKLPKAFSVDTFNCSLIAFAEKVGKIEPK is encoded by the exons ATGGCTACTTATAACCTAGCTTTAATCCTAAAAAACCCCTCACACGAAGCAGAATTTCTCCTTGTAAAGCAAAACCCGCCTCCAAAATTCGGCATCGAAGAGTATGATACATTTGTTGACTCCGATCTCTGGGACTTACCCTCAACAAAGCTGGACCTTGAAGAAGGAGAATTGGAGTCTGGTAGTATTGTTATAGAAGGCTTGGAGAGGACCGATTTGGGAAAATTCGATGTTGAATCGGCTATTAGCAAG gtttTGGAGCAAGTGGGGTTTAAGGTAAATGATGGAGGAGAGTGGAGATTTTTGAAGCTTGTAGAGGAAGCTGAGTTTGGCCCAGGATTGCCAGTTCATAGAGTGTACATTGTAGGGAAATTGTTACCTGGGAATCAAAACTTACCAg AGCTCTGTAAGTGGATGTCTATCCAAAGTTGTTTGAGCTTGCTCGTGGATGTGAAAAAAAGTAGTGATCGTGTGGGACCTTTGGTAGTTCTTGGTCTTATAAATGATTCGGCACAATCTTCAGAGAAAGTGAATACTGCCTTGCATTATCAG GAATATCCACCTGGTGTTATAATCGTGCCTATGAAAAGTAGAACAGCCAAGCCTTTCCATACAACAAACTTGGTTATGTTTGCACCTGAGAGTGTAAAAAATGAAAGTGAAGATTACAATTTTGTAGCTCATGGAGATGCATTGATAGTGGACCCAGGATGCCGAGCTGATTTTCATGAGGAG CTCTTGAAAATTGTTGCTGCTCTGTCTAAAAAGTTGGTCGTCTTTGTTACCCATCACCACGGAGATCATGTTGATG GCCTTTCTGTGATCCAAAAATGCAATCCTACTGCAACTTTATTAGCACATGAGAACACAATGTGCCGCATTAGGAAAG ATGACTGGTCGCTTGGTCACATCTCAGTTTCTGGAGGAGAAGACATTTGCATTGGTGGTCAGAGATTGAATATCATTTTTTCTCCG GGACATACAGATGGGCATTTGGCACTGCTTCATGTCGAATCTCACTCGTTGATTGTAGGTGATCATTGTGTGGG CCAAGGAAGTGCCCTCCTGGACATTGCTTCTGGTGGAAATATGGCC GATTACTTCAGATCGACTTACAAATTTATTGAGCTTGCCCCACATGTCTTGATCCCAATGCATGGAAGAGTTAATTTGTGGCCAAAGCACATGCTTTGTGGATATCTAAA GAACCGTAGAAATAGAGAATTATCCATCTTGGAAGCTATAGAAAATGGAGCTAAGACATTATTCGACATAGTTGCCGATGTATATTCGGGGGTTGATCGCAGTCTTTGGTATCATGCTGCATCAAATGTGAGACTTCATGTGGATCATTTGAATCAACAAAATAAGTTGCCGAAG GCCTTCTCTGTAGACACTTTCAATTGCAGTTTGATTGCATTTGCTGAGAAGGTGGGTAAAATTGAGCCCAAGTGA
- the LOC133695998 gene encoding glycosyltransferase BC10, whose product MKQCKITVFLKDLSIRFRKEVREGSLQATTTVVLCLSMVSFVVILAMFINNNVKKYLLSEDYSYYQLATFTPLSSGSPCPYFLCNSFLSPPSLQPSQFPITSLRDWVTPKELCHSMNDKELLWRASMVPHIDEYPYNRTPKVAFMFLTRGSLPLAPLWEMFFKGHEGLYSIYLHKSPEFTNRHPESSVFYQRQIPSKPAEWGRATMIDAERRLLANALLDFSNERFVLLSETCIPVFNFSTIYNYLMNSNQSFLGSFDDPRHMGRGRYNKRMRPTVTLSDWRKGSQWFEAHRKVAIEMISDVKYYPVFRDHCRPPCYMDEHYFPTLVTKISPELNSNRSITWVDWSGGGSHPARFVRKDVSEAFLNQIRNGFNCTYNGGITTVCFLFARKFHPSTLDPLLRIAPGLLGFRS is encoded by the exons ATGAAGCAGTGTAAGATCACTGTGTTTCTAAAAGACCTGTCCATACGTTTTAGAAAAGAAGTAAGAGAAGGCAGTCTTCAAGCTACAACCACTGTAGTTTTATGTTTGTCAATGGTTTCATTTGTTGTGATTCTTGCaatgtttataaataataatgtcAAGAAATATCTGTTATCCGAAGATTATTCTTACTATCAGTTGGCTACTTTTACCCCTCTATCATCTGGGTCTCCATGTCCATATTTTCTTTGCAACTCTTTTTTATCTCCTCCTTCCTTGCAACCATCGCAATTTCCAATCACAAGCTTGAGAGACTGGGTAACTCCAAAGGAACTGTGTCATTCTATGAATGACAAGGAGCTATTATGGCGAGCCTCAATGGTGCCACATATTGATGAATACCCTTACAATCGTACACCAAAGGTTGCATTCATGTTCTTGACCAGAGGGAGTCTGCCTTTGGCCCCACTTTGGGAAATGTTCTTCAAGGGACACGAAGGTCTCTACTCAATCTACCTCCACAAGTCACCGGAATTCACAAATCGACACCCTGAATCATCAGTCTTCTACCAGCGTCAGATACCAAGCAAG CCAGCTGAATGGGGGAGAGCAACTATGATAGATGCTGAGAGACGTTTATTGGCCAATGCTCTACTCGATTTCTCCAATGAAAGATTTGTACTGCTCTCCGAGACTTGCATTCCAGTattcaatttcagcacaatctACAACTACCTTATGAACTCAAACCAAAGCTTCCTAGGTTCATTTGATGACCCAAGACACATGGGGCGTGGTCGATACAACAAGAGAATGCGGCCAACCGTGACATTATCTGATTGGCGTAAAGGTTCCCAGTGGTTTGAAGCTCACCGCAAGGTTGCGATCGAGATGATATCTGATGTGAAATACTATCCTGTTTTTAGAGATCATTGCAGGCCTCCGTGTTACATGGATGAGCACTACTTCCCAACTCTAGTAACCAAAATTTCCCCTGAGCTGAACTCAAATAGGAGCATCACATGGGTTGATTGGTCTGGTGGTGGATCTCACCCCGCAAGATTTGTGAGAAAGGATGTCTCTGAAGCATTCTTGAATCAGATCAGGAATGGGTTTAATTGTACATATAACGGTGGCATCACCACAGTTTGCTTCCTTTTTGCAAGGAAGTTTCATCCAAGTACTCTAGACCCTTTGCTAAGGATAGCTCCAGGATTGCTTGGTTTTCGCTCTTAA